Below is a genomic region from Campylobacterota bacterium.
GCTTCAGAGTATGACATAGCTAATCTAAGCATTAATCAAACCTTGACAAGAACGCTGTTGACAAGTTTAACAACTTTTCTCTCAGTCTTCGCTGTTTTTTTGCTTGGAGGTGAGTCGTTGCGGGGGTTGTCTTCTGTGATGCTTATAGGCATTGTTTTTGGAACATACTCTTCCATTTACATTGCTAGTCCAGTAATGCTTGCTTTTCATAATAAAAAATCTAAAGCTCGATAATACAGTATTTTATACTGCATGAAATATTTGCGTTGCAGGTATGGTTCTTGTAAAAACAAGGACCATACTGCAATTTCTTTACAAACGCACGAGAGATAATGCACAGTAGCCGTATTGCTACGTGGTGTAAAATGTTGAAAAAGAATCTGTTTAATATCTTTTATTCTCATACAAAAACTCATGGTAGATGCTAAAGAAAAAGAAATGCGAAATAAGAAAATGAATCCAGAAACAGATCCCCGTAATGTGACTTCGGTGAAAAAAGATGTTAAGAAAGTTCCTCTTGCTTCTGTAAATACTAGTAATAAAAGCACAAGAAATGGTTCGATACCGAGTTCTTTGAAGGTAGAAAATCAAAGAAAAAGGAAAGGTACTGTATTGAGTAAGAATAATGTTTCTTCAAAGACTGGTGAGCAATTAGATAAGTCATCGTCAAGCTCGACTGCCCAAACAGGCACGAAGGAAGAAGTAGTTAGTAGGGAGGGGACCTCGCCTACCTCGGCTCGCGATGGGAATGGGGGATCCAAAGTGGAACAAAATAAAAATAGCGTTACAGCGCCAAAATCTTCAATTAATGTGCAAGAACTCAAAGAAATGGGCATCACTAAATTAATTGCGTATGCACAAAGCATTGGTCTTACTGATGTGAGTTCGTTTAAAAAACAAGAAATAATTTTTAAAATTTTAGAATCTCAATCTGATCAAAAGGTCGAAATTTATGGGGAAGGCGTTTTGGAGCGCTTACCTGATGGATTTGGTTTTTTACGCTCACCTAAGTTTAGTTATGTTCCTGGACCAGATGATATCTACGTTTCTCCCGCTCACATTAAGCGTTTTGGGCTTAGAACTGGTGATGTTGTACGTGGTATTTTGAGAAAGCCAAAAGAGGGTGAGAAGTACTTTGCTTTGCAACGGGTTGAGAATGTTAATTTTCAGGCGCCATCCAACGCAGCAGCACGTACAGTATATGAAAATTTGACGCCGCTCTTTCCAGACGAAAAATTCAATTTAGAAGGTGATCCGTCTGTTATTTCAACGCGTATTCTTGATATGTTTGTGCCGATTGGTAAAGGGCAGCGTGGTCTGATTGTTGCACCTCCAAAAACGGGTAAAACGATTTTGCTTAAAGAGGTTGCAAACACTATTGCGCATAATCATCCAGAAGTTCATATGATGATGCTTCTCATTGATGAGCGGCCCGAAGAAGTGACGGACATGGAGCGTTCGGTTAATGCAGAAGTCATTAGCTCAACGTTTGATGAATTCGCAACACGACACGTTCAGGTTGCAGAAATTGTGCTTGAAAAGGCAAAGCGCTTGGTTGAAGCTGGTCGAGATGTTGTTATATTCTTAGACTCTCTTACTCGTCTTGCTCGTGCATACAATACACTTGCGCCGTCATCGGGAAAAGTTTTGACTGGTGGTATAGATGCAAATGCCCTGCAGCGACCAAAGCGTTTTCTCGGTGCCGCGCGAAATATTGAAGAAGGTGGATCTCTTACTATTTTAGCTACAGCGCTTGTAGAAACCGGCTCAAAAATGGACGAAGTCATTTTTGAAGAGTTCAAAGGAACGGGCAATATGGAAATTCATCTAACCAGAAAATTGAGCAATAAAAAGACATTTCCTGCCTATGACTTACAGATTTCTGGTACACGTCGTGAAGACCTTCTGCTTGAGCCGCATCAGGTTCGTAACATGTGGGTACTGCAAAAATTTCTTGGTACTATGAATACGAGTGATGGCATGGAGTTTTTGATTGAAAAAATGCGTAAGCATAAAACAAATCAGGAGTTCCTGGAAATCATGAGTAAGCAGAAAAAATAAGCGTGCATGAATCTTATTCTTGGTATTGAAACATCGTGTGATGAAACTGGTGCTGCGCTTTATTCGATAACGCAGCAAAAAATTCTAGCACACAGTCTTTTTTCTCAAATTGCCTTGCATAAGCAGTATGGGGGTGTTGTTCCAGAGATAGCCTCCCGCTCACAACTCGAGAAAATTGATGTTATTGTGCAGCATGTACTCGACCAAGCAGGGCTTTCTATGGGCGATGTAGATGCAATCGCCGTGACAAGCAAACCTGGGCTTGCAGGTTCGCTGCTTGTCGGAACATGCTTTGCAAAGGGACTTGCGTGGGCATACAACAAGAAGATTATAGCTATAGATCATCTTGAGGGTCATGTTTTTTCGTCTTTTCTTGCTGCGGATGGTTCTCTTAATCAAGCGGTTCCATTTCCCCATGTGTGTTTGACAGCATCAGGCGGGCATACGTCGGTGTATCACGTGAATGGTTTTGGAGATTACCAAACGTTGGGTTCAACGATTGATGATGCAGCAGGAGAGGCCTTTGATAAAATTGCTAAAGTTCTTGGTTATGGCTATCCTGGTGGGCAGATTATAGAAGAGCTTGCAGGAGAAGCTGATTTTATTGATTACCTTAATTATCCACGGACTAAAAATCCAAACGGTGATGTTTTCTTTTCATTTTCTGGTTTGAAAACGGCGGTGTTGTATAGCCTTGTCAAAAAGGGCGTTTATGATCTTGAAACAGGACCAGTCAAGCAGGCTATGACGCCGCAGTTAGCGCGAGAAGTAGCAAGTTCTCTGCTTGTATGCATTGCCGATATTTTTTCTAATAACATAGCATGCGTGCTAAAAAAACAGCCGGGTATCAAGGCTGTTACGTTTGTTGGAGGGGTTGCTTGTAATCGATACATTCAAAAGCGTCTACAGCAACTTTGTGACAAAAAAAGGGTACAGCTCTTTGTAGCTCCACGTTCTTTTTGTACTGATAATGGAGCGATGATTGCCTTTGTAGGTGGCTACAAAACGGAGCAGCGTCAGTTTTCTGATAGTACTTTTGATATTATGAAATAAGGTTTACTGCATCAAAGAAATCTTAACTTTGTTATTGTCGCTAGAGTTTTTTTTCTCTTCTTTAATTGTTTCATGAAATGGTTTACTGTCCAATGCGTACAGTAGAGATTTTGCTGAAAGACGCCTAAGTTCTTCAGTTTCATGCTTTGTTAAATGAATTACAGGCAGTTTAATGATGTCTGTTGAAGCATCCAGCTCCCAGTCTTCAACTTTAGCAACATGTTTAGGATCAATCATAACAATAACGCTTTGTTCTGGGATAGTGTATTCTTTTTTTTCAAGATTTTTTTCTTTACTAGACCACACGGCAAACTTTTTGCGACCGTGTTTCTTTAGCGAGAAATAACGGTAGCGTTTCTCGGGTAAAAGTTGTAGATATTCGACGGTATTTTTGTCGGAAACAAAATCAACAGCTTTGGTTATAACAAAGCCAATTTTTTCGGGTATTTCTTCTCCATTGAGTGGGAAAGAATAAAATCCCTCCTCGTCGCTATTTACCTCCTTGCCTGCAAAATAAACTTTAAATGGGGGTGCCTTTTGAGTAGGATCACTAACGTTGATGCATCCTTTGAGTGTTGCTTGTTTATCTTTGCTGCTTGTGCTGCTTGTTCGTCCGCCTTTTTTTCTGCTTCGGGGGCCTGGTTTTTCTGCTGCTAAAAGCTCTTCAAGGCTTTCAAAGGTGTTTTCTTTTTCATCTGTGTTAGCATAGAGTGTGAAGAAAATACAAACAGTCATAAGCAATGACTGTATCTTTATTTTTTTCATATATAGCCTCATTAAAATAGTCTAATTGTTGAATTAATGGTCAGTTTCTAGTCTGAAGAGGAGACTGAATTTTAGCAAGTTTTTATAAAAAACTGAAAAAGTCGTTTTTACATTTGACATTTAGCTTGAATGGGGGTACCATCTTATGCATAAATTCTTCAAAAAAACATTGAAATTAAGCGGGAATAGCTCAGTGGTAGAGCATTGCCTTGCCAAGGCAAGGGTCGCGGGTTCAAATCCCGTTTCCCGCTCCATTAAAATTACAACAAGAAATTGCGTCTTGAGCGATGTTTTTTCCATTTCATGTTGTTTTCTTTGTAAAAAAATAACATTTCCATCATACTAAAGTAGTAGGGGGTACAAGTAGCACATGTATTTTACATGCTCACACAAAGGCACTAAGCTTGATGTTACTCACGTATTTTTATTAAATAATCGATCATTTGGAAAGGTTTTCTTGCGATGAAGTCGATGCTGCATGAAGGATCTACTGTTTTAAAAGCCATAGAAAAAGCATGGGTTGATTCTGGTAAACCAGCAGAGTTCAAAATTAATGTTCTCGAGGCAGGGCAGACGGGGTTTTTGGGTTTCTCAAAGCACCCGGCAATTGTTTCGATAACGTATGACCAGAAAAAGGTTGCTCAGCACCAACGTCCAGAGCAACGCGGTCGTCAAACATCTAATCCTGCGCCTAAAAAAGTTCAGGGACAAGGCCGTGAGCAAGATACTCGACGAGCTAGTCAGCCGCAACATAATAATAGGGATAATAGGAAAAAACAACAGTTGCAGCCGCAACAAAGAATTTTGCAGCCTAAGGCTTCTTCTTTACCTCAGGGCGATCAGCCTAAAAGAGAGCAGCCGATACATACGGGATGGCACCAAGACCTTGTAGATGATGTCACTGCGTGGTGCAGAGATTTTGTTAGACATTTGGGAACTAACGTAGCGTTTACAACAAAGATTGAAAAGAATGTCTTGCGCATAACGTTTGAACGAAGCGCCTGTCCAAAGCCCGATGAAGAAAAGTCTTTGTACGGTGGGATGTCGTATCTTTTAATCCAGTTTCTGAAGAAAAAACATCGCAAAAAATTTGCCGGATACCATATTGTTTTAGGCACAAAATCTTCGCATGACCAGAGAAAATAACGCGTTGCTTGTAGCTGGGCATGATGCGATTGTTGCTCAATGCACGCCACAAGGTAGTGGAGCACTTTCACTTGTACGTATTTGTGGGGACAGTGCGGTTGAAGTAGCAGATAAGCTTGCCAAGCTTTCGTCTGGAAAAAAATTAGTTGATTGTCAGTCTCATACCATTCATCATGGGCATGTGGTTAACAGAAAAAATGCTCCAGCTGATGTTGTTGATGAAGTGCTCTTTTTTCTCATGCTTAGCCCTAAAACGTTTACGGGGCAAGATACCGTAGAAATCACAACTCATAATAATCAATTTATAGTTCAAAAGATTATAGAGCTTGCAGTTCAGGCTGGCGCACGTGTTGCTGAGCCGGGTGAATTTACCAGGCGTGCATTTTTGCATGGTAAAATTGATCTTGTTCAGGCTGAATCGATTAATGACTTAATTCACGCGCAAACGCAACATGCGCTTGAAAAATCTATGCAACAGCTCAAGGGTTCACTTTCTTCGTTTTGTGCTCAGATAGAACAGGGCATTTTCCAGATACTGACCTTAGTTGAGGCGAGTTTTGAGTTTCTTGACGAAGAGCAGCGAGACTTTGATTTTGATGAACTTGTTGAAGAAAAATTAACATTATTGTTAGAGCAGATTAAAGCTGTTCAAGCAAATAATAATGCTGTTCAGCTTATCAAGCAAGGTGTTCGCATTGCTCTTTTAGGGTCAGTTAATGCAGGTAAATCAACATTATTTAATCGATTACTCAATAAACAGCGCGCCATTGTTACTGATATTGCAGGAACAACACGTGACAGCATTGAAGCGAATTTGTATAAAAATGGAAACTTTCTCATGCTCGTTGACACTGCTGGGCTAAGGCAAACAGATGATGTTGTTGAAAAAGAGGGTATTATTCGTTCCCGCGAGCAGGCTGCGCATGCTGACATTGTTTTGCTTGTTTGTGATAGCTCCAAACCACTAAGTCAGGAGCAGCAGGATGACTATCAAGGTGTTATTAGCCAGTATGCCGACAAAGTTATTGTGGTTTTTAACAAGATTGACATAGGTAGCAAAGATTTTGCTCAGCAGTATACGTTTTTTAAAGATATTCCTGCAGTTTTTGTATCTGCCCAAGAAGGTGATGGCATTGTGGAGCTTGAAGTGAGGTTGGATGATACAATTAAAAAACTTTTTTCGACATACAATTCCCCCTTTCTTCTGAATAAAAGACATATTGATGTTATAACTGAAATTCAAAATAAACTTGAATTGCTTGCAAGTAACCAGCATCAACGGGTACACTATGAATTAATGGCACATCATCTTAAGCAACTTCTTGAGCATGTTGCTCAACTTACCGGAAAGAATATTTCTGAGCGCATGATGGATATGGTCTTTGGCCAGTTCTGTGTTGGTAAGTGATTTGCATCACTAGGCCGAGGAGTAGTAATGAATCAGATGCATAGATATTTAGTTTGTACCCTGTTTATTTTACATACATTAACTTCTGTTTTTCCTCATGCAAAACCGCGAGTTAAAAAGCAGTCTCAAAAATTTTCGTCCATGTTTGCTCACGTTATTCCCGACTACGTACATGAAATGCGTCAGTCGTCAGACTCTTATTTTT
It encodes:
- the rho gene encoding transcription termination factor Rho — translated: MNPETDPRNVTSVKKDVKKVPLASVNTSNKSTRNGSIPSSLKVENQRKRKGTVLSKNNVSSKTGEQLDKSSSSSTAQTGTKEEVVSREGTSPTSARDGNGGSKVEQNKNSVTAPKSSINVQELKEMGITKLIAYAQSIGLTDVSSFKKQEIIFKILESQSDQKVEIYGEGVLERLPDGFGFLRSPKFSYVPGPDDIYVSPAHIKRFGLRTGDVVRGILRKPKEGEKYFALQRVENVNFQAPSNAAARTVYENLTPLFPDEKFNLEGDPSVISTRILDMFVPIGKGQRGLIVAPPKTGKTILLKEVANTIAHNHPEVHMMMLLIDERPEEVTDMERSVNAEVISSTFDEFATRHVQVAEIVLEKAKRLVEAGRDVVIFLDSLTRLARAYNTLAPSSGKVLTGGIDANALQRPKRFLGAARNIEEGGSLTILATALVETGSKMDEVIFEEFKGTGNMEIHLTRKLSNKKTFPAYDLQISGTRREDLLLEPHQVRNMWVLQKFLGTMNTSDGMEFLIEKMRKHKTNQEFLEIMSKQKK
- the tsaD gene encoding tRNA (adenosine(37)-N6)-threonylcarbamoyltransferase complex transferase subunit TsaD, whose translation is MNLILGIETSCDETGAALYSITQQKILAHSLFSQIALHKQYGGVVPEIASRSQLEKIDVIVQHVLDQAGLSMGDVDAIAVTSKPGLAGSLLVGTCFAKGLAWAYNKKIIAIDHLEGHVFSSFLAADGSLNQAVPFPHVCLTASGGHTSVYHVNGFGDYQTLGSTIDDAAGEAFDKIAKVLGYGYPGGQIIEELAGEADFIDYLNYPRTKNPNGDVFFSFSGLKTAVLYSLVKKGVYDLETGPVKQAMTPQLAREVASSLLVCIADIFSNNIACVLKKQPGIKAVTFVGGVACNRYIQKRLQQLCDKKRVQLFVAPRSFCTDNGAMIAFVGGYKTEQRQFSDSTFDIMK
- a CDS encoding Jag N-terminal domain-containing protein, producing the protein MKSMLHEGSTVLKAIEKAWVDSGKPAEFKINVLEAGQTGFLGFSKHPAIVSITYDQKKVAQHQRPEQRGRQTSNPAPKKVQGQGREQDTRRASQPQHNNRDNRKKQQLQPQQRILQPKASSLPQGDQPKREQPIHTGWHQDLVDDVTAWCRDFVRHLGTNVAFTTKIEKNVLRITFERSACPKPDEEKSLYGGMSYLLIQFLKKKHRKKFAGYHIVLGTKSSHDQRK
- the mnmE gene encoding tRNA uridine-5-carboxymethylaminomethyl(34) synthesis GTPase MnmE, with the protein product MTRENNALLVAGHDAIVAQCTPQGSGALSLVRICGDSAVEVADKLAKLSSGKKLVDCQSHTIHHGHVVNRKNAPADVVDEVLFFLMLSPKTFTGQDTVEITTHNNQFIVQKIIELAVQAGARVAEPGEFTRRAFLHGKIDLVQAESINDLIHAQTQHALEKSMQQLKGSLSSFCAQIEQGIFQILTLVEASFEFLDEEQRDFDFDELVEEKLTLLLEQIKAVQANNNAVQLIKQGVRIALLGSVNAGKSTLFNRLLNKQRAIVTDIAGTTRDSIEANLYKNGNFLMLVDTAGLRQTDDVVEKEGIIRSREQAAHADIVLLVCDSSKPLSQEQQDDYQGVISQYADKVIVVFNKIDIGSKDFAQQYTFFKDIPAVFVSAQEGDGIVELEVRLDDTIKKLFSTYNSPFLLNKRHIDVITEIQNKLELLASNQHQRVHYELMAHHLKQLLEHVAQLTGKNISERMMDMVFGQFCVGK